The genomic stretch CCAGATAAGTGTCCTCCGCCTCGTTCAGGTCCCCGCGTCCCCAGATCGTCAGGGGCTTTTTCTTTGCCTTCATGATCCCCATCACGGAGATGAAACGGGGTTTGTTCAGGTCCCGGGCGATGCCGAGCACCAGCGGGGGGCGTCCCTTCCACTCCATAAAGCCGTTTTCCAGCTTGGTTTTAAGGGAAAACGATCCCTCGTCGTCCTTCGCTTCAAACGCGGAGACGTTCCAGAGGTGGGGGCAGCCCAGCCATTCTCCCAGCTGGGAGGAAACCTGCGCGGTGGCTCCGTCGGCGCTCTCGTTGCCGCAGAAAATGAAATCGAACCGGAAGTTTCCGGCGGCCTCGATTTTCCGGATTCCCTGAAAAAGGGTGTAGGACGTGGCCAGAGTGTCCGCTCCTCCAAAGGCTCGGTCGCTCAGGAGATAGGCCTCGTCCGCTCCCATTGCCAGAACTTCCCGAAGAATTTCCTCCGCGTTGAGCGGGGCCATGGAGAGGACCGCCACGGTTCCCCCAAAACGTTCACGGAGCTGCAGAGCCGCCTCAATGGCGCATTTGTCCGCCGGCCCGACCACTGTGGGGATCCCCTCCCGTGTGATGGTCTTTTTTACGGGATCGATCGTGACCCTGTCGTAGTGTTTGGGGTCGGGCACGGGCTTGACGCAAACAACGCTGTTATAGGGCATGTTTCGTCACGTCGTTCTGAACGATTTGGACGCGCTCACGCCTGGAAGCCGCTGAAGGTGTTGGCCGCCACGATGACCTGCATGATGTGGGACGTGCCGCCGGAGGGGATGGAGGCCAGAGCGTCCCGCAGGAAGCGTCCGGCGGGGTACTCGTTGATGACGCCGTATCCGCCCATCAGGTCGATCAGTCTCTTGGAGGCCTCGGCCGCCGCTTCCGTGGCGTAATATTTTGCCATGGCGAACTCGTTGCCGCAGGGCTGCCCC from Synergistaceae bacterium encodes the following:
- a CDS encoding electron transfer flavoprotein subunit beta/FixA family protein → MPYNSVVCVKPVPDPKHYDRVTIDPVKKTITREGIPTVVGPADKCAIEAALQLRERFGGTVAVLSMAPLNAEEILREVLAMGADEAYLLSDRAFGGADTLATSYTLFQGIRKIEAAGNFRFDFIFCGNESADGATAQVSSQLGEWLGCPHLWNVSAFEAKDDEGSFSLKTKLENGFMEWKGRPPLVLGIARDLNKPRFISVMGIMKAKKKPLTIWGRGDLNEAEDTYLGLSGSPTQAGEIFTPDMKRSGELLSGTPEEIVGRLVTILRANGVVLKA